Proteins encoded in a region of the Syngnathus typhle isolate RoL2023-S1 ecotype Sweden linkage group LG20, RoL_Styp_1.0, whole genome shotgun sequence genome:
- the LOC133144951 gene encoding hyccin-like yields YEDCSGLFSRVCICGYPRQQIRRYKGISTRMTVTSEFLVQLLTGIHYALCNGEAELGSKALDDVLYRAQLELFPEALLVGNAIKSTQQGAALKSNTREGERSIQVEITPTASRISRNAVTSLSIRGHRCKRHDAMDLGSPDELMDISEADEGGMAPDTNPPTIIISNSVTTLNLGAKAIKKYRLGGCSSKDKESSPLPIGRAASESVETSVKRLTLTSSQSVPKAGALTSLTRTASAVFSRSFEQVAAGTTPAPGNHTAPESGTYSCSLQEEGTAYLNHTQRSPSISAHLGSDL; encoded by the exons TACGAAGATTGTTCTGGCCTATTCTCCAGAGTGTGTATATGCGGTTACCCGCGGCAACAGATACGGCGCTATAAAGGTATTAGCACACGGATGACGGTTACATCAGAGTTCTTGGTTCAGCTCCTCACAGGGATACACTACGCATT GTGTAACGGAGAAGCGGAACTCGGATCCAAAGCTTTGGATGACGTCCTGTATCGGGCCCAGCTCGAGTTGTTCCCGGAAGCGCTCTTG GTGGGCAACGCCATCAAGTCGACGCAGCAGGGCGCGGCTCTGAAAAGCAACACCAGGGAGGGTGAACGTAGCATCCAGGTGGAGATCACACCCACCGCTTCCAGGATCTCCCGGAATGCTGTCACGTCGCTCTCTATCAGGGGCCACCGCTGCAAACGACACG ACGCAATGGATCTGGGTTCCCCGGATGAGCTGATGGATATTTCGGAGGCGGACGAAGGCGGGATGGCGCCTGACACAAACCcacccaccatcatcatcagcaaCAGCGTCACCACGTTAAATCTAGGGGCAAAGGCCATAAAGAAGTACCGTCTGGGCGGGTGCAGCAGCAAGGACAAAGAATCCAGCCCGCTCCCCATCGGTCGAGCGGCTAGCGAGAGCGTGGAGACGTCCGTCAAACGTCTCACGCTCACTTCGAGCCAGTCTGTGCCCAAAGCAGGAGCTCTCACCAGCTTGACACGCACGGCCAGCGCCGTGTTCTCTCGCTCTTTTGAGCAGGTAGCCGCCGGTACCACCCCGGCCCCTGGCAACCACACTGCCCCAGAATCTGGCACTTATTCATGCAGCCTGCAGGAGGAAGGGACGGCCTATTTAAACCACACGCAACGTTCGCCAAGTATCAGCGCGCACCTTGGCTCGGACCTTTGA